From a region of the Calonectris borealis chromosome 2, bCalBor7.hap1.2, whole genome shotgun sequence genome:
- the LOC142079480 gene encoding LOW QUALITY PROTEIN: sterile alpha motif domain-containing protein 9-like (The sequence of the model RefSeq protein was modified relative to this genomic sequence to represent the inferred CDS: inserted 13 bases in 9 codons; deleted 2 bases in 1 codon; substituted 2 bases at 2 genomic stop codons) encodes MGPLQRRIFYDFMIFFFIIGWSIQPQICVQMTTKRMENANTDKNEKTHSYQHIEQWTKEEVKQWATEVVKFNQKYAEILFNQXVTGFTLKLMTKADFVEMDIPHGPALQIMYFLKEHDILGESSNQAVEQEGTEQSLDGEGEDGEIAKKERRKKYGSFNSSILQDSXDKKAMKSADKKNVSDKPLSSSQHPARKMCMPYPFDNFNNGTXYTQYNILNVPETGPLNLIDPAHEFKLLTNTEKALEEDVMMKFSNEVFRFAAACMNSCTNGTIHFGVRDNPHGKTEGIKVTKKEAYIDHLNKFIGKYFNEQYTSIAKACIREPRLVEVLLQNGTPSHMFVIEIDVVPKHCFCDTKYFSTNEYQYEYKSKSWKKAVFIRDGASSKNIQNTKEFETFKGTLTALADSRKRVEEEYNLKQKKSMNEGLKLVSLLTGNRDSVDSSYYNYYILVTSKCHPSQTSHLDFLQEIKWFXVLDFDFESEMNGVFKTYKKNRNAKLCFTDYYENKVGSVSEQAEKLKLHQGTNWIFCNSGSDFKGNNKLPLDPASWQQDRAAGVRKMISFLSHKDVKQSGNFLIVFLLLSTVEDSADPVTETFMAFYQELKGLEYILCICIGAGTYQRWKDLLQXISEEALSNKCVSNLTLQMVNGTIIKLKSVTQSSERLLPSVGHSTVLLKKKEDSMAALEILCENECXDTGIEKDADKFKNFLKEREEDFYRGGKVSWWNFYFSSENYTSDFIRRDSYEKLEHLIVSSSNSANQSPVKIINLYHHPGCGGTTLAMHILWDLRKRFRCAVLKNKPSDFGTQLTILITCGANNNTGYLPVLLLVDDFEDQENVYFLQKEIQAAITEKCIWCVTPLVIILNCMRSQTPDESSTINFLNSVSLEHKLSEKEQRAFDQKLKYIEKVHPNPDNFYSFMIMKKNFDPQYIEKVVKNTLHNLNTASKPAKLVCYLTPLNSYVRTSTISVSLCEEFLGINSQEIGCSKDKLIEKMGVCSNILIYDQVHEYTRYKDLRIIHPLIVSHCLTELKLTYDLPKSEITLQLLKEDLFYETSLKQDKLIRDIQTLLITRQRKEHGDESDTLFSPLIEAIHREEKCGKVEYVLNQASARFEQNAYICQALARYFYIKARRFDSALYWAKAAKQRAQHNSYISNTLNQVFKSKLRYCIECKAKSEVLTAEELKYLLELTENASQAFREPQRQAENADNEQYLQHQKLKRKFQMYNTAGYHREIETGLYVIDVLWHVPFFSKKDLQCRKKMAKYLSGNSVLNVDSPNTESEMFKVLEHYSSFLCNLRSRLKRAFDFFEDYFVFFKTQTNEKEIVEAKLYERVQECFAKYIEIFCNFSFEQLKSKQVSKWPMSQYIEAYRDTVEASKAGXDREIEDMVKAYAFLCEENGQATLPDKQNMTLANVVLNCIKPKSTKLXPSKVLRSLLLSILQEVEPTSQCVEPXLFWPQNRKQLNEDSRKMETFVRRLSESFKELYGSLHXRQPLALFYLAKGIGLNRFVQKGKINQXFSSLSEQELNSLWQSGNIWKEQAVQDLLLPLDGRAEGKVIYIDYSSNETFRIPVQPVPLCLLKNGPNIEGVSFYLGFSIAGLLAYNTQSLSLKQ; translated from the exons ATGGGTCCCCTCCAACgcaggatattctatgattttatgatttttttttttattattggatGGTCCATACAACCACAAATATGTGTCCAAATGACCACAAAGAG aatggaaaatgcaaacactgacaaaaatgagaaaacacatTCATATCAACATATTGAACAGTGGACAAAAGAGGAAGTCAAACAATGGGCAACCGAAGTTGTTAAGTTTAACCAGAAATATGCAGAAATCCTGTTTAACC ATGTGACTGGTTTTACTTTGAAACTGATGACTAAAGCAGATTTTGTGGAAATGGACATACCTCATGGGCCTGCTCTTCAAATAATGTATTTCCTGAAAGAGCATGACATTCTAGGTGAAAGTTCTAACCAGGCTGTGGAACAAGAAGGCACTGAACAGAGTCttgatggagaaggagaagatggAGAAATTGCAAAGAAAGAGCGCAGGAAGAAATATGGGTCATTTAATTCCAGTATACTGCAGGACT AAGACAAAAAAGCAATGAAGTCAGCTGACAAAAAGAATGTATCAGATAAGCCACTGTcaagcagccagcacccagctaGAAAGATGTGTATGCCATATCCTTTTGATAATTTCAATAATGGTACTTGATACACACAGTATAATATTCTAAATGTCCCTGAAACAGGGCCCCTCAATCTCATTGATCCCGCACATGAATTCAAATTACTTACCAACACAGAGAAGGCACTTGAAGAGGATGTCATGATGAAATTTAGCAATGAAGTCTTTAGATTTGCTGCAGCCTGCATGAACTCCTGCACAAATGGCACTATTCATTTTGGAGTACGTGACAATCCACATGGGAAAACTGAAGGAATAAAAGTTACCAAGAAAGAAGCATACATTGACCATTTGAATAAATTCATCGGAAAGTACTTTAATGAGCAATACACCAGCATTGCAAAAGCTTGCATTAGAGAACCTAGACTTGTGGAAGTATTATTACAAAATGGAACTCCATCACATATGTTTGTCATTGAAATAGATGTGGTTCCCAAACACTGCTTCTGTGATACAAAATATTTCTCTACCAAC GAATACCAATACGAATATAAGAGTAAGAGTTGGAAAAAAGCTGTCTTCATCCGGGATGGAGCTAGttccaaaaatattcaaaataccaAAGAATTTGAAACTTTTAAAGGTACCTTGACGGCTTTAGCAGATTCTCGTAAAAGAGTAGAGGAAGAATACAACTTAAAGCAAAAGAAGTCAATGAATGAAGGACTAAAGCTAGTTAGTCTGCTCACAGGTAACAGGGACTCAGTGGATAGCTCTTATTACAACTACTACATTTTAGTAACAAGCAAGTGCCACCCAAGTCAAACTTCGCACTTAGACtttttacaggaaataaaatggTT GGTGCTTGACTTTGATTTTGAATCAGAAATGAATGGTGTGTTCAAGACTTACAAAAAAAATCGAAATGCCAAACTTTGCTTCACAGATTATTATGAAAACAAGGTGGGTTCAGTTTCTGAACAAGCTGAAAAGCTGAAACTACATCAGGGGACCAACTGGATTTTCTGCAACAGTGGATCAGACTTCAAAGGCAATAACAAACTACCATTAGATCCCGCTTCATGGCAACAAGACAGAGCTGCTGGTGTCAGAAAaatgatttcatttctttcacacaAAGATGTAAAGCAGAGTGGAAACTTTCTAATagtgtttcttttgctttccacAGTGGAAGATTCAGCGGATCCCGTTACTGAGACTTTTATGGCATTTTACCAAGAATTAAAGGGACTAGAATACATACTCTGCATTTGCATTGGTGCAGGTACATACCAGCGATGGAAAGATCTTCTGCA AATTAGTGAGGAAGCACTTTCAAACAAATGTGTTTCTAATTTAACCCTGCAAATGGTAAATGGTACCATCATAAAATTAAAATCGGTGACGCAGTCTTCTGAAAGACTTCTGCCCTCTGTTGGTCATTCTACTGTTCttctaaagaagaaagaagactcCATGGCAGCATTGGAAATACTTTGTGAAAATGAATG AGACACAGGAATAGAGAAGGATgcagataaatttaaaaatttcctGAAAGAGCGGGAAGAAGATTTTTATCGAGGTGGTAAAGTATCATGGtggaatttctatttttcttctgaaaattataCTTCAGATTTTATCAGAAGAGACAGTTATGAAAAGCTTGAACACCTAATTGTGTCTTCATCTAACAGTGCTAATCAATCGCCTGTAAAAATTATCAACCTTTACCACCACCCAGGCTGTGGTGGGACAACATTAGCTATGCATATCCTTTGGGATCTCCGGAAGCGATTCAGATGTGctgttctgaaaaacaaaccaagtGATTTTGGAACACAGCTGACAATTTTAATCACCTGTGGAGCAAACAACAACACAGGCTATTTACCAGTGTTACTTCTTGTGGATGATTTTGAAGACCAAGAAAACGtctattttctgcagaaagaaattcAGGCGGCTataacagaaaaatgcatttggtgTGTAACTCCTTTAGTGATCATTCTAAACTGTATGAGATCTCAAACTCCTGATGAAAGTTCAACAATCAATTTCTTGAACAGTGTTTCTTTAGAACATAAGCTTtctgaaaaagagcaaagggcCTTTGATCAGAAactaaaatatattgaaaaggTGCATCCAAATCCTGACAATTTCTATTCATTTATGATTATGAAGAAAAACTTTGATCCACAGTACATAGAAAAAGTGGTAAAAAATACCTTGCATAACTTGAATACTGCCTCTAAGCCAGCAAAACTTGTTTGCTATCTAACACCGTTAAACTCATATGTAAGAACATCTACAATTTCAGTATCACTATGTGAAGAATTCTTAGGAATTAATTCTCAAGAGATTGGCTGCAGTAAAGATAAATTGATAGAAAAGATGGGAGTTTGTTCCAATATTCTAATATATGATCAGGTACATGAATACACGAGATACAAAGATCTTCGTATCATTCACCCATTGATAGTATCACACTGCCTAACAGAATTGAAACTAACCTATGACTTGCCTAAAAGTGAAATTACATTGCAGTTATtgaaagaagatttattttatgAGACCTCATTAAAGCAAGACAAGCTTATTCGTGATATACAAACCCTGCTGATTACTAGACAGCGCAAGGAACATGGCGATGAGTCAGACACATTGTTTTCCCCCTTAATTGAAGCCATTCATAGGGAAGAGAAGTGTGGTAAAGTGGAATATGTGTTAAACCAAGCATCTGCTAGATTTGAGCAAAATGCTTACATTTGCCAAGCCTTAGCAAGATACTTCTACATTAAAGCAAGGAGATTTGACTCTGCATTATACTGGGCCAAAGCAGCCAAACAAAGAGCACAACACAATTCATACATATCAAATACACTAAATCAAGTCTTTAAAAGTAAGCTAAGATACTGCATAGAGTGCAAAGCAAAGAGTGAAGTCCTAACAGCTGAGGAACTGAAATACTTGCTAGAGCTTACTGAGAATGCTTCACAGGCTTTCAGAGAACCTCAGCGGCAAGCTGAAAATGCAGACAATGAACAATATTTGCAGCATCAAAAGcttaaaagaaagtttcaaatgTACAATACTGCTGGTTATCACAGAGAGATAGAAACTGGTCTTTACGTTATTGATGTCCTTTGGCATGTtccttttttcagcaaaaaagaCTTACAGtgtagaaaaaaaatggcaaagtatCTATCAGGAAATAGTGTTTTGAATGTAGATAGCCCTAACACAGAAAGTGAAATGTTCAAGGTTCTTGAACATTATTCCAGCTTTTTATGTAATTTGCGATCACGGTTGAAAAGGGCATTTGACTTTTTTGAAGActactttgtatttttcaaaacacagaccaatgaaaaagaaattgtagaaGCAAAATTGTATGAGAGGGTTCAAGAATGTTTTGCCAAATACATAGAAATCTTTTGTAATTTCAGTTTTGAGCAACTGAAAAGTAAACAGGTCTCAAAGTGGCCCATGTCTCAGTATATAGAAGCATACAGGGACACTGTGGAGGCTTCCAAAGCAGG GGACAGAGAAATAGAAGACATGGTAAAAGCATATGCGTTTTTGTGTGAGGAGAATGGACAAGCAACTCTGCCAGACAAACAGAATATGACTTTGGCAAATGTTGTTCTGAACTGCATTAAACCTAAATCCACTAAGTTATAACCTTCTAAGGTGTTGAGAAGTCTGCTTCTAAGCATTCTACAGGAAGTGGAACCAACTTCACAGTGTGTAGAGC TGTTGTTCTGGCCCCAAAATAGAAAACAACTAAATGAAGATTCCaggaaaatggaaacttttgttAGACGCTTAAGTGAGTCTTTCAAAGAGCTCTATGGTTCCCTGC CCAGGCAGCCTCTGGCTCTATTCTATCTGGCAAAAGGCATTGGCCTGAACAGAtttgttcagaaaggaaaaataaatc cttttaGTTCACTTTCAGAACAGGAACTGAATTCCCTCTGGCAGAGTGGAAATATCTGGAAGGAGCAGGCTGTTCAAGATCTTTTGCTTCCTTTGGATGGAAGAGCTGAGGGTAAGGTTATCTACATAGACTATAGCAGCAATGAAACCTTCAGGATACCAGTGCAGCCTGTTCCCTTATGCTTATTGAAAAATGGCCCAAACATAGAAGGAGTGTCTTTTTACCTTGGGTTCTCCATTGCTGGTCTCCTGGCGTACAACACACAAAGTCTGTCATTAAAACAATAG